Sequence from the Bryobacteraceae bacterium genome:
TCAATCGCGCACCTCTCAGACGCTGAGCGCATGTTTTTCGTCTCGCTCCTGCTCAATCAGGTCTTGAGCTGGATGCGGTCCCAGCCCGGCACCACCAGCCTCCGCGCCCTCCTCTACATGGACGAGATCTTCGGCTACTTCCCGCCCGTGGCCAATCCGCCGTCCAAGAAGCCCCTGCTCACGCTGCTCAAGCAGGCGCGCGCGTTCGGCGTCGGCGTCGTGCTCGCCACCCAGAACCCCGTCGACCTCGACTACAAAGGACTCGCCAACTGCGGCACCTGGTTCATCGGCCGCCTCCAGACGGATCGCGACAAACAGCGCGTCCTCGACGGCCTCGAAGGCGCCGCGCTTGGGCAAGGCGGCAAGTTCGATCGCGCCGCCATGGAGCAGACCCTCGCCGGACTCGGCAACCGGATCTTCCTGCTCAACAACGTTCATGACGACCGGCCGGAGTTATTTGAAACCCGCTGGGTGCTGTCTTATTTGCGCGGACCCATGACGCGCACGCAGATCAAGAAACTCATGGAAGGCCGGCGAGAGCCTGAGACCGCCGCCCGCCCCACGCCCGTCTCCAAGGCCTCCGTGAAACCCGTCATCCCGCCCGACATCGACGAGCGCTTCGTTCCCATCCGCGGCTCGGCCTCCGGGTCCGCCTACCAGCCGGTGATCTGCGGCGCCGCCAGCATCCGCTTCGTCGACACGAAGAAGGGCGTCGACGAGTGCCGCGATGTCGTCTTTGTCGCCCCTGTTTCCGATGGCGCGGTGGCCGTCAACTGGGAAGAAGCCGCCGAGGCGGAGTTCTCCATCGAAGAACTCGAGGCGGCTCCCGCGGAAGGCGCCGCCTACACCGATTTGCCCGCCGCCGCCGCGCAAGCCAAGAACTATAAGACCTTCCAGCGCGACTTCGCCAACTGGCTCTACGCCGCCCAGTCCTACGACCTCTACACGAGCCCATCCACCAGCGAGACCTCACGTCCGGGCGAGAAGGAGCGCGATTTTCGCATCCGCGTCCAACAGACTGCCCGCGAGCAGCGCGATCTTGCCGTCGAAAAGCTCCGCCATCAATACGCGTCCAAATTGAAGCCGCTCGAGGACCGTCTTTTCCGCGCCAAACAGGCTGTGCAGAAGGAGAAGCAGCAAGCCTCGTCGCAAACCATGAACACCGTGCTCAACGTGGGGATGAGCGTCTTCGGCGCCATCTTCGGCGGCGGCCGCCGCGGCTCCAGCGTCACCAAGGTCATCTCGGGCGCTCGTTCGGCGGGCCGCGCCTACGAGCAGCGCCAGGATGTCGACCGCGCCGAAGACACCGTCGAGCGCATTGAGGAACAGATCCAGGCCATGCAGGCGGACCTGCAGAGCCAGATCGATCAGCTCGCCGCTGCGCCGGATCCGCTCACCGAGCCGCTCGAGACAACTTCGATCAAGCCGAAGAAGACCAACATCGCCGTAAAGACCGTCGGCCTCGTCTGGCAGGCCTAGCGGCCCGGCGGCCCGGCGACTAGGTGCCGACCGCGAACTCCTTGCTCTTGGCGAAGTAGAGGTCCACGGCGCGCTCCAGGTCTTCGCGCGTCATCCGCACCGGGCGCCGTTCATACTCGCTGATCGAAACCAGGATGTTACAGATATCCATCGGATAGCAGGCGCGTAGTTCGCGCCGCCCGCCGAGCGAACACAACGCCCGCAGATACTCGGCGCTGTCTTTTTCGGTGGGCACCCGCCGCGCCGAAACCACGCGCTGGAAGATCTGGTCGAACGACTGCGCGTCGACGGCGTCGATGAGAATCTTGTTGTGAATGCGGCGAAGGAACGCTTCGTCGGCGAGATCGCTCGGGTCGAGGTTGGTGGAGAACACCACCATCAGCTCGAACGGGATCTGGAATTTCACGCCGTAGCGTAGCGTGAGGTAGTCCACGCGCCGGTCGAGCGGAACGATCCAGCGGTTGAGCAGGTCGCGCGGCGACATCAACTGGCGGCCAAAGTCGTCGATGATGAAGATGCCGTTGTTCGCTTTCATTTGCAGCGGCGCGGCGTAGATGCCGGACGTATCGTCCAGCCGCAATTCGAGCATGCTGGGGATCAGCTCGCCGCCCACCACGATGCAGGGACGCCGGCACAGCAGCCACCGCGGGTCCACTTCCGGACTGTCCATTTCGATCCGCTGGTGCACCACGGGATCGTACACGCTGATCACCTGGTTATCCACTTCCACCGCGTACGGAATCAGCACGGCGTCCTGGTAGACGCGCAGCATGCGCTCGGCGATCGACGTCTTTCCGTTCCCCGACGGCCCGTAGAGAAAGATTGAGCTCTGTGAGATCAGCGCCGGCCCGAGCGCGTCGAGCATGGCGTCATTGATCACGAGATCGGACATCGCGTTCTTGAGCGCCTTCCGATCGATCTGAACGCGCGCCGACTGCGTCCGTGTCGCCGCCGCGTATTCCTTCAGCGACACCGGCGCGGCGCCGGCGTACTGCGAGATCTGAAAGCGGTCCGACGCGAGGTTCTTCCCGCTTTGCGACAGCACGAAGGAATAGTCGTTCCCGACCATGCCCTTCACTTCCACCAACTGCTGCGAACGCAGTTGAGTGAACGCCTTCTGCACGATCGGAATCGACAGTCGCAGCGCCCGGCCAAGACTGGTTAGCGTGCTGAAACCTTCAATCAGCAGCCGGCGCAGGACCAGGTCCAGAACCAGCGACTCGGGGATTCCCAGTTCTTCAATGCTCTGCGGCGACGGCGGAGCAAACGATGTACGGACACCTGACAGGGTGGACATGATTGGGTGGACGTTCCTCGTGAGTCTTATCGGACGTCCCGCGGCCGGGAATTATACCAGCGCCGAAATTCACATGTTTTCCACAGCACAACTACCTCATCCACAGCGACTTCTGCGTTTCCCACAAGCGTCTCCACGCCGCGTGTGTGAATATCGTCAATCCCTTATAGTGAAGGTCTGCCGTCTGCTCGCCGCCGCGCTCCTCGTGCTCCATGCGGGCGCCGTCGCCCGCGCGCAGGAGAACGCCGGTTCCAAGGTTAAGCGAGCCCTGCGCTGGTTTGCCGGCGCACCGGCTCCCGATCCCCAGCCGCTGCCGGCACCCGGCGCGCCGCGGACGGCCGGCGTGTCCATCGAGTCCGACGTCGCTCCCGAGGATCTTGCCGAAGCCCGAAAGAT
This genomic interval carries:
- a CDS encoding AAA family ATPase, translating into MSTLSGVRTSFAPPSPQSIEELGIPESLVLDLVLRRLLIEGFSTLTSLGRALRLSIPIVQKAFTQLRSQQLVEVKGMVGNDYSFVLSQSGKNLASDRFQISQYAGAAPVSLKEYAAATRTQSARVQIDRKALKNAMSDLVINDAMLDALGPALISQSSIFLYGPSGNGKTSIAERMLRVYQDAVLIPYAVEVDNQVISVYDPVVHQRIEMDSPEVDPRWLLCRRPCIVVGGELIPSMLELRLDDTSGIYAAPLQMKANNGIFIIDDFGRQLMSPRDLLNRWIVPLDRRVDYLTLRYGVKFQIPFELMVVFSTNLDPSDLADEAFLRRIHNKILIDAVDAQSFDQIFQRVVSARRVPTEKDSAEYLRALCSLGGRRELRACYPMDICNILVSISEYERRPVRMTREDLERAVDLYFAKSKEFAVGT